Proteins encoded in a region of the Brevefilum fermentans genome:
- the ortA gene encoding 2-amino-4-oxopentanoate thiolase subunit OrtA: protein MTKILAGTWVEVEKIILTPEERAPTLPEETKKVPYVLNVSGFLLEDAEVGSPARIRTMIGREMDGTLKTVNPSYTHSFGTVVPELLDIGLGEDV, encoded by the coding sequence ATGACAAAAATTCTCGCGGGAACATGGGTTGAGGTCGAAAAAATCATCCTGACCCCTGAAGAGCGTGCTCCTACGCTGCCCGAGGAAACCAAAAAAGTACCTTATGTGCTGAATGTATCCGGATTTTTGCTGGAGGATGCGGAGGTGGGTTCGCCAGCCCGGATCCGCACCATGATTGGCAGGGAGATGGACGGTACTTTGAAGACCGTCAACCCGAGTTACACCCACTCCTTTGGGACGGTTGTTCCTGAGCTGCTCGACATTGGACTGGGGGAGGATGTATGA
- the ord gene encoding 2,4-diaminopentanoate dehydrogenase: MKKTIRVLQWGLGAMGSGMARLTLEKPGLEIVAAIDSFPEYVGKDLGQVLGVGKDLGVIVTDQPETVLDRDKVDIVIIATTSWVAHQMPDLRKIINAGINVISIAEEMSDAEAQNPELAQELDQLAKQQGVTVLGTGVNPGYVLDLLVIALTGGCHSVDRIEASRVNDLSPYGPTVMETQGVGTTPEVFRQGVADGTIVGHVGFPESIRMISEALGLGVDRIEEHREPIVSNVFRETPHVKVEPGMVAGCAHTGIGYRGDKEVIRLIHPQQIHPQLEDQDTGDYIHIYGVPEIDMAIKPEIAGGIATMGIAVNMVPHVVAASPGLKRMIDLPIPAALMGESAYHRRI; encoded by the coding sequence ATGAAAAAAACAATACGAGTGCTTCAGTGGGGATTAGGCGCCATGGGCAGCGGAATGGCCCGGTTGACGCTTGAAAAGCCAGGCTTGGAGATTGTTGCTGCCATTGACAGCTTCCCGGAATATGTGGGCAAAGACCTGGGTCAGGTGTTGGGTGTGGGTAAGGATTTAGGCGTGATCGTTACCGATCAGCCAGAAACCGTTCTTGACCGGGATAAGGTTGATATTGTCATCATCGCAACGACGTCCTGGGTGGCACACCAGATGCCTGACCTGAGAAAGATCATCAATGCTGGCATCAATGTCATCTCGATTGCTGAGGAAATGTCGGATGCTGAAGCGCAAAATCCCGAACTGGCTCAGGAACTGGATCAGCTTGCCAAACAGCAGGGCGTGACGGTGTTGGGAACCGGCGTCAATCCCGGTTATGTGCTGGACTTGTTGGTGATTGCCCTGACCGGTGGCTGCCATTCGGTGGACCGCATCGAAGCTTCACGGGTGAACGACCTGAGCCCCTACGGACCGACCGTGATGGAAACCCAGGGCGTCGGCACCACACCGGAGGTGTTCCGCCAAGGCGTTGCTGATGGAACCATCGTTGGTCATGTGGGTTTTCCGGAATCGATCCGTATGATCAGCGAGGCACTCGGTCTGGGCGTGGACCGCATCGAAGAGCACCGCGAGCCGATCGTGAGCAATGTTTTTCGCGAAACTCCCCATGTCAAGGTGGAACCGGGCATGGTGGCTGGTTGTGCGCATACGGGCATCGGGTACCGCGGTGACAAAGAAGTCATCCGGCTGATCCACCCACAGCAAATTCACCCCCAACTGGAAGACCAGGACACCGGTGATTATATCCACATCTACGGTGTGCCTGAGATCGATATGGCGATCAAGCCGGAGATCGCAGGCGGTATCGCCACCATGGGGATTGCGGTGAATATGGTCCCCCATGTTGTGGCTGCCTCACCGGGATTGAAGCGTATGATCGATCTACCCATTCCCGCCGCGTTGATGGGTGAGAGCGCATACCATCGGCGGATTTAA